Proteins from one Mycobacterium sp. EPa45 genomic window:
- a CDS encoding XdhC/CoxI family protein: MQDVLSELAAIWRTGETAGLATVVRTFRSAPRQPGAAMVVAPDGSVSGSVSGGCVEGAVYESATEVAATGVPRLERYGVSDDDAFAIGLTCGGILDVFVEPVSQRSFAQLDRVVDAIAEHRPVAIATVITHPDHDWLGRRLVLGPESVDGSLGSPRADAAVTDDARGLLAAGRSEVLTYGPDGQRLGEGMEVFVACHAPRPRMLVFGAIDFAAAVAQQGSFLGYRVTVCDARGVFATPARFQTAHEVVVEWPHRYLAAQAEAGAIDSRTVICVLTHDAKFDVPLLEVALRLDVGYVGAMGSRRTHDDRLARLREAGLTDAELSRLASPIGLDLGARTPEETAVSIAAEIIARRWGGGGRPLSATSGRIHHDDDHDSPSAAGQLSEYLSR, encoded by the coding sequence GTGCAGGACGTTCTTTCGGAGCTTGCGGCGATCTGGCGGACCGGCGAAACCGCCGGCCTCGCCACCGTCGTGCGCACCTTCCGGTCGGCACCGCGGCAACCCGGTGCGGCCATGGTGGTGGCGCCCGACGGCTCCGTCAGCGGTTCGGTGTCGGGCGGCTGCGTGGAGGGCGCGGTCTACGAGTCGGCCACCGAAGTCGCGGCCACCGGGGTACCGCGGCTGGAACGGTACGGCGTCAGTGACGACGATGCTTTCGCCATCGGGCTGACCTGCGGCGGAATTCTGGACGTCTTCGTCGAGCCGGTCTCGCAACGCAGCTTTGCGCAGCTCGACCGGGTCGTCGACGCCATCGCCGAGCATCGCCCGGTGGCGATCGCCACCGTGATCACCCACCCCGACCACGACTGGCTGGGCCGCCGGCTCGTCCTCGGACCGGAAAGTGTCGACGGCTCGCTCGGTTCGCCGCGAGCCGACGCCGCCGTGACCGACGATGCCCGCGGCCTGCTGGCGGCTGGGCGCAGCGAGGTGCTCACCTATGGTCCGGACGGTCAGCGTTTGGGCGAGGGCATGGAGGTTTTCGTCGCCTGTCACGCGCCGCGCCCCCGGATGCTGGTGTTCGGCGCCATCGATTTCGCCGCCGCGGTGGCTCAACAGGGTTCGTTCCTCGGCTACCGCGTCACCGTCTGCGATGCCCGCGGGGTGTTCGCGACTCCGGCCCGGTTCCAAACCGCCCACGAGGTGGTCGTCGAATGGCCGCACCGCTACCTGGCCGCCCAGGCCGAGGCGGGAGCGATCGATTCGCGCACCGTGATCTGTGTGCTCACCCACGACGCAAAGTTCGACGTACCGCTGCTCGAGGTGGCCCTGCGCCTCGACGTCGGATACGTCGGGGCGATGGGATCCCGGCGCACCCACGACGACCGGCTGGCGCGGCTGCGCGAGGCGGGCCTGACCGACGCGGAGTTGAGCAGGCTGGCCAGTCCGATCGGACTGGACCTGGGCGCCCGCACTCCCGAGGAAACCGCGGTGTCGATCGCCGCCGAGATCATCGCGCGCCGATGGGGCGGCGGCGGACGTCCGCTGTCGGCGACCAGCGGCCGGATCCACCACGACGATGATCACGACAGTCCCTCGGCGGCAGGGCAATTGAGCGAATATCTGAGTCGCTAG
- a CDS encoding sulfotransferase: MAGTGTFAMAAVLADAQHKEGLTDWGPGDFEGPLGVLLDDYPGAGLNAIGEHILRSGIVHSLRMRLRTQEWVRRHPEILDEQIEAPIVVVGMMRSGTTLLQRLLAADSRLHCARGWEVVEAAPKLGYDFAGTDPRIAISEMRENKSRELAPELFAIHPMYAREAEEEIVFLADAFLSHVPESGAHLPNYRSWLNTQDFAPAYRYLHRMARFLQWQKRRRGVTAGRWVLKTPAHLGYLDTLRAEFPDVHVVHMHRDPRTTVASGASLNATLHAMHADAVDTHRVGAQWLERMGWTNDRAMAVRDSWADEGQRVTDIQYADAVADPIGQVGRVYDAAGLDLTDTTVAAMKDWLANRPRELPRPPYDLGAYGLTNEQVDERFSLYNKRFRKDKQ; the protein is encoded by the coding sequence ATGGCTGGGACGGGCACCTTTGCAATGGCGGCCGTCCTGGCCGACGCGCAGCACAAGGAAGGGCTGACCGACTGGGGGCCAGGCGACTTCGAAGGACCCCTCGGCGTCCTGCTCGACGACTACCCCGGTGCCGGGCTCAATGCGATCGGCGAGCACATCCTGCGGTCGGGCATCGTGCACAGCCTGCGGATGCGGTTGCGCACCCAGGAATGGGTCCGCCGCCATCCCGAGATCCTCGACGAGCAGATCGAGGCGCCCATCGTGGTCGTCGGGATGATGCGCAGCGGCACCACGCTGCTGCAGCGGCTGCTGGCCGCCGACAGCCGGCTGCATTGCGCCCGCGGCTGGGAAGTCGTGGAAGCCGCGCCCAAGCTGGGCTACGACTTCGCCGGCACCGACCCGCGCATCGCGATCAGTGAGATGCGGGAGAACAAGTCCCGGGAGCTGGCGCCCGAACTGTTCGCCATCCATCCGATGTACGCGCGAGAGGCCGAGGAGGAGATCGTCTTTCTCGCCGACGCGTTCCTGTCCCACGTCCCCGAATCCGGTGCTCACCTGCCCAACTACCGATCCTGGCTGAACACACAGGATTTCGCGCCCGCCTACCGTTATCTGCACCGCATGGCCCGTTTCCTGCAGTGGCAGAAGCGCCGTCGAGGAGTGACCGCAGGACGCTGGGTGCTCAAAACCCCCGCGCACCTCGGCTACCTCGACACACTGCGCGCCGAGTTCCCCGATGTGCACGTGGTGCACATGCATCGCGACCCGCGCACCACGGTGGCCTCCGGAGCCAGCCTCAACGCGACGCTGCACGCCATGCACGCCGACGCGGTCGACACCCACCGGGTCGGGGCGCAGTGGCTGGAGCGGATGGGCTGGACCAATGACCGCGCCATGGCGGTGCGCGACAGTTGGGCCGACGAGGGGCAACGGGTCACCGACATCCAGTACGCGGACGCCGTCGCCGATCCGATCGGACAGGTGGGCCGTGTGTACGACGCGGCCGGGTTGGACCTGACGGACACAACGGTTGCCGCGATGAAAGACTGGCTGGCCAACCGCCCTCGCGAGCTCCCGCGCCCGCCGTACGACCTGGGCGCCTACGGGCTGACAAACGAACAAGTCGATGAACGATTCTCGCTGTACAACAAGCGCTTTCGAAAGGACAAACAATGA
- a CDS encoding cytochrome P450: protein MTQAPSSGGLESLPLAPVNPMPLRQRLKAVKEFSTGTERLRDAGGPVTRFTVGPRWLMPPMVLVTSPAALRDVLSIKDGSVDKTSPVFDEMRRIIGANLADLPYEPWRPRRRTIQPVFTKQRVREFGGHMAQAADSVCAAWPDGGEVDLDAESRSLTLRALGRSVLGIDLEARADDVAEPLRVALSYAIARATRPVRAPHWLPTPARRRAREASAKLHRLAGEIVSECRRDPTRVAPLVHALIAAEDPETGKRLSDNEICDEIIIFLFAGHDTTATTLAYALWALGHDPACQDRVLAEVAALPDRALNPDDLPDLGYTAQVVRESLRLCPPAPTGTRMACRDLNVGGYRVPAGTMVVLGRMAVQRDPTLWDEPLRFNPDRFGQDAAKKLERWQYIPFGGGPRSCIGDHFAMLEVTLALASIIRRVEITSVEAEFPLALHFTMIAGAPIRARIRKR from the coding sequence GTGACTCAGGCCCCAAGCAGCGGTGGCCTCGAATCGTTGCCGCTCGCGCCGGTGAACCCGATGCCGTTGCGCCAGCGTCTGAAAGCCGTGAAGGAGTTCAGCACCGGCACCGAGAGGCTGCGAGACGCCGGCGGCCCGGTGACCCGGTTCACCGTCGGCCCGCGCTGGCTGATGCCGCCGATGGTGCTCGTCACCTCCCCGGCGGCGTTGCGCGACGTGCTCAGCATCAAGGACGGATCGGTCGACAAGACCAGCCCGGTGTTCGACGAGATGCGCCGGATCATCGGCGCGAACCTGGCCGACCTGCCGTACGAGCCGTGGCGGCCGCGGCGGCGTACGATCCAGCCCGTCTTCACCAAACAGCGGGTTCGCGAATTCGGCGGCCACATGGCACAGGCCGCCGACTCCGTCTGCGCCGCTTGGCCAGACGGTGGCGAGGTGGACCTCGACGCCGAATCGCGGTCACTCACCCTTCGCGCCCTGGGCCGCTCCGTGCTCGGCATCGATCTCGAAGCACGCGCCGACGACGTCGCCGAGCCGCTGCGCGTCGCCTTGTCGTATGCGATCGCCCGCGCCACGCGTCCGGTCCGCGCGCCGCATTGGCTGCCGACACCGGCGCGACGCCGGGCGCGGGAGGCCAGCGCCAAACTGCACCGACTCGCCGGGGAGATCGTCAGCGAATGCCGCCGTGATCCGACCCGGGTGGCACCGCTGGTCCACGCGCTCATCGCCGCGGAAGACCCGGAGACGGGAAAGCGCCTGTCCGACAACGAGATCTGCGATGAGATCATCATCTTTCTCTTCGCCGGCCACGACACCACCGCGACCACGCTGGCCTACGCGTTGTGGGCGCTCGGACACGACCCGGCCTGCCAGGACCGTGTTCTCGCCGAGGTCGCGGCCCTGCCGGATCGGGCGCTCAACCCCGACGACCTGCCTGATCTTGGCTATACCGCGCAGGTGGTGCGCGAGTCGCTGCGGCTGTGTCCACCCGCGCCCACCGGAACCAGGATGGCCTGCCGCGACCTCAATGTCGGCGGTTACCGCGTACCGGCCGGGACCATGGTGGTGCTGGGCAGGATGGCGGTTCAGCGCGACCCGACCCTGTGGGACGAGCCGTTGCGCTTCAATCCCGACCGGTTCGGCCAGGACGCCGCCAAGAAGCTCGAGCGGTGGCAGTACATTCCGTTCGGTGGCGGCCCGCGCTCGTGCATCGGCGACCATTTCGCAATGCTGGAAGTCACCCTCGCTTTGGCGAGCATCATCCGCCGAGTCGAGATCACCTCTGTCGAAGCAGAATTCCCGCTTGCCCTGCATTTCACAATGATCGCCGGCGCGCCGATCCGCGCCCGAATCCGAAAGCGCTGA
- a CDS encoding nuclear transport factor 2 family protein, whose translation MSDSAQAITNLIYVYAELIDAGDLDAVADLFTHGRICGVENGPPETVFEGRDRVREMYEMATRLYEDGTPKTKHNTSNVQLYVDDEAGTARSRSYYCVTQATPDLPLQVIVTGHYHDTFHRVDGQWWFDSRTMFVDQVGDVSHHLKF comes from the coding sequence ATGAGTGACAGTGCGCAGGCAATCACCAACCTCATCTACGTCTATGCCGAGCTGATCGACGCCGGCGACCTCGATGCGGTCGCCGACCTGTTCACGCACGGCCGGATCTGCGGCGTGGAGAACGGCCCGCCGGAGACCGTGTTCGAGGGCCGGGACCGGGTCCGCGAGATGTATGAGATGGCGACCCGCCTCTACGAGGACGGGACGCCGAAGACCAAGCACAACACCAGCAATGTGCAGCTCTACGTCGACGACGAGGCCGGCACGGCGCGCAGCAGGTCCTACTACTGCGTCACTCAGGCCACGCCGGACCTCCCGCTGCAAGTCATCGTCACCGGCCACTATCACGACACGTTCCATCGGGTCGACGGTCAGTGGTGGTTCGACTCCCGCACCATGTTCGTCGACCAGGTCGGCGACGTCAGCCACCATCTGAAGTTCTGA
- a CDS encoding SDR family NAD(P)-dependent oxidoreductase — translation MLPRVTQWSPARLGNLTGRRIIVTGATNGVGLGTTRALAHAGAHVIMAVRNTALGAQRAAEINGSTEVIELDLADLASVRSFGDRLDGEVDILINNAGALTDKRRETVDGFETTLGTNLLGPFALTNLLFARVRSQIINVASDGHRTATLRLNDMHMRQGKWSPMSAYTHSKLAMMLWGLELDRRLRAANSGVVTQLVHPGWVASNLTHTSDSMLMSLAHKVAKGVADRFANDIDEGAAPTLYCISEPIPPGSYVGVSARLALRGEPALIGRSPKACDYDAAAQVVQFAEKETGTTIPV, via the coding sequence ATGCTGCCCCGCGTGACGCAGTGGTCGCCGGCCCGGCTCGGCAATCTCACCGGTAGACGGATCATCGTGACGGGCGCGACCAACGGTGTCGGACTGGGCACGACGCGGGCCCTCGCCCACGCCGGTGCCCACGTCATCATGGCCGTCCGCAACACCGCGCTGGGAGCCCAGCGCGCCGCCGAGATCAACGGCTCCACCGAGGTGATCGAGCTGGATCTGGCGGACCTCGCCTCGGTCCGCAGCTTCGGCGACCGGCTCGATGGCGAGGTCGACATCCTGATCAACAACGCCGGTGCTCTGACCGACAAGCGCCGCGAGACCGTCGACGGCTTCGAGACCACGCTCGGCACCAACCTGCTCGGTCCGTTCGCCCTGACGAACCTGCTGTTCGCCCGGGTGCGGTCGCAGATCATCAACGTCGCCTCCGACGGTCATCGCACCGCGACGCTGCGTCTGAACGATATGCACATGCGCCAGGGCAAGTGGAGCCCGATGAGCGCCTACACGCACTCCAAGCTCGCCATGATGTTGTGGGGCCTGGAACTCGACCGCCGCCTGCGCGCCGCCAACTCCGGTGTCGTCACGCAACTGGTTCATCCCGGCTGGGTGGCCTCCAACCTGACCCACACGTCGGATTCGATGCTGATGTCGTTGGCGCACAAGGTGGCCAAGGGGGTGGCCGACCGGTTCGCCAACGACATCGACGAGGGCGCGGCACCGACGCTGTACTGCATCAGCGAACCGATACCGCCGGGCAGCTATGTCGGGGTCAGTGCTCGGCTGGCGTTGCGCGGCGAGCCGGCACTGATCGGCCGCTCACCAAAGGCGTGCGACTACGACGCCGCCGCCCAGGTGGTGCAATTCGCCGAAAAGGAAACGGGTACAACGATTCCGGTCTAG
- a CDS encoding class I SAM-dependent methyltransferase — protein MGIRPLWRIPGIVARERLHPPGRQRIPEPMVMDDAESVAFFHAGGEANPGMRAVYDLCARALDAMLPQGGRLLDLGIGSGRALSAVLRRRPDVHAVGVDLAPNMLATARELFATEGLDGRVELVQADITALPESLAGAPWDAISCMWTLHQLPDADVLSAALRQIATVRRDSGAALWISDFARLRDPSACPAMLQCVDPDSPMGLRQDAIASEAAAFTREELSAALAVAGLDGLSSGHATPLPYLQAYWAFGEKGRPAPAAKRVSQLHGQARREAALLRWGFTAKPF, from the coding sequence ATGGGGATTCGACCGCTGTGGCGGATACCGGGCATCGTCGCGCGTGAGCGGCTGCATCCGCCGGGCCGGCAACGCATTCCCGAACCGATGGTGATGGACGACGCCGAATCCGTTGCCTTCTTTCACGCCGGCGGCGAGGCCAACCCGGGGATGCGAGCTGTGTATGACCTGTGCGCCCGCGCGCTGGACGCGATGCTGCCGCAGGGCGGACGCCTGCTCGATCTCGGCATCGGCTCCGGGCGGGCGTTGAGCGCGGTGCTGCGCCGGCGCCCGGACGTCCACGCCGTCGGTGTCGACCTGGCGCCCAACATGCTGGCTACGGCCCGAGAGCTGTTCGCGACCGAGGGTCTCGACGGGCGGGTGGAATTGGTGCAGGCTGATATCACCGCCCTGCCGGAGTCGCTGGCCGGTGCGCCCTGGGATGCGATCTCGTGCATGTGGACTCTGCACCAACTGCCGGACGCCGACGTGCTCAGTGCCGCCTTGCGCCAGATCGCGACGGTCCGGCGGGACAGCGGCGCGGCACTGTGGATCTCCGATTTCGCGCGGCTGCGTGATCCGTCGGCATGCCCGGCCATGCTGCAGTGCGTGGATCCCGACTCACCGATGGGCTTGCGGCAGGACGCGATCGCCAGTGAGGCGGCGGCGTTCACTCGCGAGGAACTGTCGGCAGCGCTAGCCGTGGCGGGGCTCGACGGGTTGAGCTCGGGCCATGCCACCCCATTGCCGTACCTGCAGGCCTACTGGGCGTTCGGCGAGAAAGGCAGACCAGCCCCCGCCGCCAAGCGCGTCTCGCAGCTGCACGGCCAGGCCCGGCGTGAGGCCGCGTTGCTGCGCTGGGGCTTCACCGCCAAGCCGTTCTGA
- a CDS encoding oxidoreductase yields MARWLITGCSTGFGREIARAALEDGHQVLVTARRADAVADLVEEFPDLAAAAALDVTDTGQIAAAVRAAEDAFGGVDVLVNNAGHGYLSAVEEGEDAEVRKLFDVNYFGSVDMMKAVLPAMRARGSGHIVNISSMTGLVANPPNAYYSSTKFALEAVSEALASEVGPLGIKVTLIEPGAFRTDWASRSMKESGAPINEYADVAARKDLIKQFADHLPGDPRKVAEAVLMVTKLEDPPLRLLLGRDVLKAMRDKIAALSASIDQWEAVTKDVNFPS; encoded by the coding sequence ATGGCCCGCTGGTTGATCACCGGCTGCTCGACCGGCTTCGGACGTGAGATCGCCCGCGCCGCACTAGAAGACGGCCACCAGGTGCTGGTGACCGCCAGGCGCGCCGATGCCGTGGCTGATCTCGTCGAGGAGTTCCCCGACCTGGCAGCAGCGGCCGCGCTCGACGTGACCGACACCGGTCAGATCGCGGCCGCGGTGCGCGCCGCCGAGGATGCCTTCGGCGGCGTCGACGTCCTGGTCAACAACGCCGGGCACGGCTACCTCTCGGCGGTCGAGGAGGGTGAAGACGCCGAGGTGCGAAAGCTGTTCGACGTCAACTACTTCGGTTCGGTCGACATGATGAAGGCGGTGCTGCCCGCGATGCGCGCCCGCGGCTCGGGACATATCGTCAACATCTCCTCGATGACCGGGTTGGTGGCCAATCCGCCGAACGCGTACTACTCGTCGACCAAGTTCGCACTCGAAGCCGTCAGCGAGGCACTCGCCTCCGAGGTGGGCCCACTGGGCATCAAGGTGACGCTCATCGAGCCCGGCGCCTTCCGGACCGATTGGGCGTCGAGGTCGATGAAGGAGTCCGGTGCGCCGATCAACGAGTACGCCGACGTCGCCGCACGCAAGGACCTCATCAAGCAGTTCGCCGACCACCTGCCGGGCGATCCGCGCAAGGTGGCCGAAGCCGTTCTGATGGTGACCAAGCTGGAGGATCCGCCGCTGCGGCTGCTGCTCGGCCGTGACGTCCTGAAGGCGATGCGCGACAAGATCGCCGCGTTGTCGGCGTCGATCGACCAGTGGGAAGCGGTCACCAAGGACGTGAACTTCCCCAGTTAA
- a CDS encoding DUF1214 domain-containing protein: MADDAVATPSQHEQELAALELTEHPVVKEAYRTVAENWLSRAKASDAMRERFDAAFAEVMFSAAVWSSNQDKLRPKVSCITRLAHPVGDRQIPGSRWGIDNPDTVYRVIPISGDERYVIRGRVGEHRMTENYFTLWDANMGTVAVLNGKTMDVDSDGSYTITVDADPADGRPNHVQTTPEAHEFYIRDVLLDWATDDPNHITVERLGGAPGTPARTLDEQADATAAMMAYFANFTGKLSHGIYKMPANHFDLAWSADKVGAMKNQVYVMGRFDLGPDETFVVDVKDGGAEYFTVPLSNIWGTTLNIVDRTGSLNKAQSVPNEDGSYTYVISPVDPGVANWIDSDGLREGVLTLRMAEFGDGGPTPDLGATGRVVPLDRLDDEVPGLARVTPAQRAEQLALRRQAYLRRLPEGTPNERTN, from the coding sequence ATCGCCGATGATGCGGTGGCGACGCCGTCCCAGCATGAGCAGGAGCTGGCCGCGTTGGAGCTGACCGAACACCCGGTGGTCAAGGAGGCCTATCGGACGGTCGCGGAGAACTGGCTGAGCCGCGCCAAGGCCTCCGACGCCATGCGGGAGCGGTTCGACGCCGCCTTCGCCGAGGTGATGTTCTCGGCAGCCGTGTGGTCGTCCAATCAGGACAAGCTGCGGCCGAAAGTCAGTTGCATCACCCGGCTGGCGCATCCGGTGGGTGATCGGCAGATTCCCGGATCACGTTGGGGCATCGACAATCCCGACACCGTCTACCGGGTGATTCCGATATCCGGCGACGAGCGGTATGTGATCCGCGGCCGTGTCGGCGAGCACCGGATGACCGAGAACTACTTCACCCTCTGGGACGCCAACATGGGCACCGTGGCCGTGCTCAACGGCAAGACCATGGACGTCGACAGCGACGGAAGCTACACGATCACCGTGGACGCTGATCCCGCCGACGGCAGGCCCAATCACGTCCAGACCACGCCGGAGGCACACGAGTTCTATATTCGCGACGTGTTGTTGGACTGGGCCACAGACGATCCCAACCACATCACCGTCGAGCGTCTCGGTGGCGCGCCGGGAACACCGGCCCGCACCCTCGACGAACAAGCGGACGCCACTGCGGCAATGATGGCGTACTTCGCCAACTTCACCGGCAAGCTCAGCCACGGCATCTACAAGATGCCGGCCAACCACTTCGACTTGGCCTGGTCCGCGGACAAGGTCGGCGCCATGAAGAATCAGGTGTACGTCATGGGCCGGTTCGACCTCGGACCCGATGAAACCTTCGTCGTCGACGTCAAAGACGGTGGCGCCGAATACTTCACGGTCCCGCTCAGCAACATCTGGGGCACCACGCTGAATATCGTCGACCGCACCGGCAGCCTGAACAAGGCCCAGTCGGTGCCCAACGAGGACGGCAGCTACACCTACGTCATCTCGCCCGTCGATCCCGGGGTTGCGAACTGGATCGACTCGGACGGGCTGCGGGAAGGCGTACTGACCTTGCGGATGGCGGAGTTCGGCGACGGCGGCCCGACACCCGATCTGGGCGCGACCGGTCGCGTCGTACCGCTCGACCGGCTCGATGACGAGGTGCCCGGACTGGCGCGGGTGACACCTGCACAACGGGCCGAACAGTTGGCGCTGCGGCGGCAGGCGTATCTGCGCCGGCTACCCGAAGGCACCCCGAACGAGAGGACCAACTGA